In Tsukamurella tyrosinosolvens, the genomic window TCGAGCACGCCGTGCAGGCCGACCGCCAGATCCGACGAGGCGTTCGGGCTGATGGACGCGACGTCGTTCGGGTTCCAGCCGGACTGGTGCTTGTCGTCGAGCGGAGAGCCGTCGACCGTGATCACGTACGGGCCCTGCACGTCGGCGCCGGCGAGACTCCACACGACCTGCCCGGCGATGAGCCGCGCCACGTCGGGCTCGATCCGCGGCAGGCCCGTGAGGTCCACGCGCACGCCGGCGAAGCCGACGCCCGGATCACGTTGATCGCCCTGCGCGTTCGTGACGGCGCCGCGGACGGCGGCGTTCGTGCCGAAGGGATTGAAGACGGCGTCCGCCAGCGTCGCGCGGGGGCCGCGGATCAGCAGCATCAGCAGGTCGGAGGCCAGCTTGGAGCGCGGGCCGGCGAGCCACCGGGCGTCCGGCACCAGCGTGCGGCCCGTCGGGTCCGGGAAGTACAGCAGGTACCGGCGGTAGACGGTGCGGAACTGCTCGGTGTCGATCACCAGCATCGGGGTGTCCCCGACGGAACTCAGGCCCTGCACGCGCCACTGCCCGTCGACCTGCACGAGCTGGACGTTCTGCGTGATCGACTGGCCCGCCGGCTCGAACGTCCCGTCGGCGCCGAGGAAGCCCGTCGCCTGCGCGCGGATCGTCGCCTTCATGAAGTTCGCGGAGCGCTCGGTGGGCAGCACGTCGATGTCCTTGACCACGACGGACTGCTTGGGCACCTGCCAGTTCGCGTTGGGCGTGAGGAACTTGCGGGACGCGGCGTAGTTGCCGTCGGCGACCGCGTTCGCCTTGAGGAAGTCGCGGACGATCACCTCGGGCTGCGTGTCGCGGCGCGGCGCCAGGCCCTTATCGGGCGCCGCCGTCTCGCCGCCCAGGTCGCCGATGACCCGCGGGCTCGTGGACTCGGGGATGTTGGCGCAGCCGGTGAGCGCGACCAGCGCGGCGAGCAGGATCACCAGCGCCTTCCCGACGGGCGTGCGGATCGTCCTAGGCATCGTCGGAACCCCCGTCCGGGCTGCGCCGCGCCATCGACTTCAGGGGCAGGGGACTGACGGTGACCCGTCCGCCGCGGACGCGGGGCAGGGTGAGCCGGAAGCAGGAACCGCTCCCGGGCTCGCCCCACGCCTCGAGGCGCCCACTGTGCAGCCGCGCGTCCTCGATGCTGATCGCGAGGCCCAGCCCCGTGCCGCCGGAGCGCCGCACCCGCGACGGGTCCGAGCGCCAGAACCGGTTGAAGACGAGCTTCTCCTCGCCCGGCCGCAGGCCCACGCCGTAGTCGCGGACGGTGATGGCCACGGCGTCGTCGTCGGCGCGCATGGTGAGGATCACGGGTTTGCCCTCGCTGTGGTCGATGGCGTTGGCGAGCAGGTTGCGCAGCACGCGCTCGACGCGCCGGGTGTCGGCCTCGACGATGACGGGGTCGTCGGGCATGTCGAGGATCAGTTCGGTCTCGGACTGCTCCGCGAGGTGCCGGACGGTCGCCATCGCGGAAACGATCGGCACCTCGATGTCGATCTGCTCGGAGTGCAGCTCCGCGACGCCCGCGTCGTGCCGGGAGATCTCCAGCAGCTCGGCGAGGAGCGTCTCGAAGCGGTCGAGCTCCTTCTGCATCAGCTCGGTGGTGCGGCGCAGGC contains:
- the lpqB gene encoding MtrAB system accessory lipoprotein LpqB; this encodes MPRTIRTPVGKALVILLAALVALTGCANIPESTSPRVIGDLGGETAAPDKGLAPRRDTQPEVIVRDFLKANAVADGNYAASRKFLTPNANWQVPKQSVVVKDIDVLPTERSANFMKATIRAQATGFLGADGTFEPAGQSITQNVQLVQVDGQWRVQGLSSVGDTPMLVIDTEQFRTVYRRYLLYFPDPTGRTLVPDARWLAGPRSKLASDLLMLLIRGPRATLADAVFNPFGTNAAVRGAVTNAQGDQRDPGVGFAGVRVDLTGLPRIEPDVARLIAGQVVWSLAGADVQGPYVITVDGSPLDDKHQSGWNPNDVASISPNASSDLAVGLHGVLDGKFVKITGSQVTDVAGPLGASNSIRSIGLSGSGRQVAAVLDAGARGGPGTALALAPYGGVPTQVLTAGSMTRPSWTPDDAGVWTVLDGTRVVRVRQDQTTGEVSTVDVDAGEVAAAAPGPITELRLSRDGVRVALVVGGRVLVGVVQTAPNGRIKIAHLASVVTDRELVASSVDWQTGDTIFIGRTTSDSPVLSVRYDSGEVTAVPSRNLSPPVYNVAVSTTAVYATDSSGVWQIGIGPDSDEQYWSQVDRLAGGRANPVLPG